The following nucleotide sequence is from Limnochordia bacterium.
CTGTACGTGTGGAAGAGCAATGGATGCGGTATTCGGCGGTTGCTGTTTGCGAAATACAAGAGTCGAGATTTGCTTTCAGGATTTGTATGTAGACTTTGTCGGGTCGCGTTATGCTAGATGAACTTGATGCCTTTGTGTAGACCAGTTGAACCAGTATCGAGTCAGGGAAGAAGGAATTGGATCGTTGACTCTTTAGATAGACTATCAGGTCTGATTGCCGCAACATGCACGTCAATGTACCAGGATGGCTCTTTGGACCTGAAGCAGGTGACGCCCATAGTAGAGTACCTCATTAGTCGGGAGACCAGCGGCATGTATGTGTGCGGAAGGACCATCCCTAACCATCGAAGAGCGGTGCCAGACCGTGGAGGCATACATTAAAGCCGCGGACGGCCGGATCCCGGTGATTACTTAAGTTAGTCATGATTTCTTGGAGGAAGCAAGCTTGCTCGATATTTAGCGGAGGTAGGAGCAGATGCTGTTGCCGCCAAGTTACGTAAAGTGTGGTTCTTTACAGGTGCTGGTCGGTTGCCTTGGGGAGATTGCTGGGGTGTGCCTATTCATTTTCTGTTGCTACATTCCGCACTAACCGGTTGCGATATGGATCTTGGATAGGGTACCGGAACGAATTCCAAATGTAGCTGGTGCCAAGTATAGTGTACCGTCTATACATGGACTTCAAAGATGTGTCAATCTTTCCCATGGCCATTTGATATGACTATTTGGGATTGACAGAATGATGCTTGGTGCTTTGGTGATGGGTGCAACAGGAGCCATTGGTAGTACTGACTACTCTGCAGCACTGCTATACCACCGGCTTGTTGGGGCTCACAAAAAGGTGATGCGGACCGGGCCAAAGATGTAGCAGATATGGTGCGGATTCTTGTACGGTTTGGGGGTCCACCAACGATTAAAGCCATGATTGCGATTGATTAGGCTTGACTGTAGTCCCTTGCGATTGCCCCTAGCCACTTTACTAATGCAGAATTGAAAGAGCTAGAAAAAGTGCTGAACTTCCGGGGTACATTCGCATGGATCGGCCTGGAGCAAAGGTGATGAGCCTATAGAATAATTGAGTGTCTTGGACATGGTGTAGAGACTTAGGACTTCGGGATCTGGGTGGGGACGTTTGGTTGGGATAAGCCTAAGGGGAACAGCTAGTTTCCAAGGCTAATATGTTGCCCAGTATTGGAGTTTGCGAAATGGCATTAAGAGTAAGGGCGTGATGTTGGCAAGAAGAATAATCGTCACCAAAGGGAAGGGCAATACGGAAGGAATGTGAGCTCGTTGCATTGAAGGCTTCCCACCGGATACTAGGATCTGCGGCTTTATGAGCCAATTTATCAGAGCCGATGCGAGCTTGGGTGTTCTGCCCTTCGAAAAACCAAACAGCTCCGGTCTTTGCTGTGCTAGTAACGTGAAACAGCGAGGGCTAGTGAGCCTGAACAGAAAAACCAGACCAGAAACGGAGGTGATACCGTCACTGACGGCTGTCCGCTGTTGATTTGTGCGATTCATTGTCGATGTAGTTTGTATTTAGTACTAGATTCGCAGAACATAGTAATAGTGTAGCGAAGTTACAAGGAGGTTATTGACTGTGAGACAGATCAGAAGTGTACTTGTCATTCTTCTAGGGATCATGTTTGCGCTGAGTGGCGCATCGCAAGCTAAAGTGAAGCTCATCTATACAAACAATGTCAGTGACGTGACGGCAAACGTGGAGCAACAATTGATCGACCTGTTTATGGCTGAGAACCCCGAAATCGAAGTGGAGTATCATAATGCACCTATTACTCCTGAGCAGCTTTTGCTGTGGACAGCCGGCGGTATGTGCCCGGACGTCTTCATGGTTCATAGCCATACTGTTAGCGAGCTGGTAGGTCAGGGCCTTTTAGCACCCCTTGATGAGCATGTCTGCAAAGACGGAGAGGTTGATGTGGAGGATCTATTCCCCGAGGGAGTTGAAGAGTTCTCCCATGAAGGTGTGCTCTATGGTATTCCCTATGAGTATCATATGGTTGCTGCACTGTTTTATAATGTCAATGCGGTTGCTGAATCCGGGCTTGCGCCACCTCCATCCGAATGGCCGTGGGAGGATTTCTTGAAGTATGCTGCTAAACTAACGAGAATGGACGGTAATGAGATCACACGGTGGCCGTTTTATACGTACCACCCCCTCAACTTTATGCATAGTTGGGGTGGCGCACTTGTGGATGACTGGCGTAATCCTACCGATACGCTCATCGACTCAGCCGAGGCAATCGCAGGCTACGAGGCCTATGTAAGCCTCAATACCTTGGGGTTGATGGCACCATCAGGGTATTACACCCAATTGTTCTTATCAGGAACCGTCGCGATGGTAGTCAGTGGACTTTGGGGATCGTACTCCTTTGCTGATGCGAATTTCGAGTGGGACATTACGCTCCCCCCGCTTGGTGAGGGGCCGTCAGGTGGTCGCGGCTAC
It contains:
- a CDS encoding extracellular solute-binding protein is translated as MRQIRSVLVILLGIMFALSGASQAKVKLIYTNNVSDVTANVEQQLIDLFMAENPEIEVEYHNAPITPEQLLLWTAGGMCPDVFMVHSHTVSELVGQGLLAPLDEHVCKDGEVDVEDLFPEGVEEFSHEGVLYGIPYEYHMVAALFYNVNAVAESGLAPPPSEWPWEDFLKYAAKLTRMDGNEITRWPFYTYHPLNFMHSWGGALVDDWRNPTDTLIDSAEAIAGYEAYVSLNTLGLMAPSGYYTQLFLSGTVAMVVSGLWGSYSFADANFEWDITLPPLGEGPSGGRGYEFVSRALGMSAQTKHAEEAFKLLKFLAYDERALKTRALSIASQGVQGEMPARISVARGEAFVANDLGPKNKMLMLMVADDVYRMPRHPEARRIWNLGNQVGVRGIQGESIRNVAISVAEQVRAILRQDR